One Bacteroidota bacterium genomic window carries:
- a CDS encoding CBS domain-containing protein, translating into MKTVATILKNKGSEVSFVSPDTMVRDALKIMAEKNIGAIVVMNNTKLVGIFSERDYARKIVLKDKSSKSTAISEIMTSEDLVTVKPSTSIDDCMVLMTERRIRHLPVVENEQLLGVISIGDLVKHIIEDQKITIENLQNYISGQ; encoded by the coding sequence ATGAAAACAGTTGCAACTATTTTAAAAAACAAAGGGAGTGAAGTTAGTTTTGTGTCGCCCGACACTATGGTGCGTGATGCCTTAAAAATTATGGCCGAAAAAAACATAGGAGCCATCGTAGTGATGAACAATACCAAACTGGTGGGGATATTTTCGGAACGCGATTATGCGCGTAAAATTGTACTTAAAGACAAGTCTTCGAAGTCTACTGCTATCAGTGAAATTATGACCAGCGAAGATTTGGTTACTGTAAAACCAAGTACCTCAATTGACGATTGTATGGTATTGATGACTGAGCGTAGAATTCGTCATTTGCCTGTTGTTGAAAATGAGCAATTGCTTGGTGTTATTTCAATTGGTGATTTGGTAAAACACATCATTGAAGACCAAAAAATCACTATCGAAAACTTACAGAATTACATTAGCGGACAATAA